The following proteins are co-located in the Chloroflexia bacterium SDU3-3 genome:
- a CDS encoding pilus assembly protein CpaE, translating into MISIALARQLRDAGLVWKPAPLDLFALPDRQMDSDIFVISDQAAFLQLYNGYPVVAFHGSSEWALDYVLLTEVVWMPSEGQIRQQIERRIAADAPLAITRTAQGYTCQAGPSQTQAPAAEEALALALLTLLRADHRPIDDR; encoded by the coding sequence ATGATCAGCATCGCGCTCGCCCGCCAGCTCCGCGACGCCGGGCTTGTCTGGAAACCCGCCCCACTCGACCTGTTCGCCCTACCCGACCGGCAGATGGATAGCGACATCTTTGTGATCAGCGACCAGGCCGCCTTCCTCCAGCTCTACAACGGCTACCCCGTGGTGGCCTTCCACGGCAGCTCCGAGTGGGCGCTCGACTACGTGCTGCTCACCGAGGTGGTCTGGATGCCCAGCGAGGGCCAGATCCGCCAGCAGATCGAGCGGCGTATCGCCGCCGACGCGCCGCTCGCGATCACCCGCACTGCCCAGGGCTACACCTGCCAGGCTGGCCCCAGCCAGACCCAAGCGCCCGCCGCCGAGGAGGCGCTGGCCCTGGCGCTCCTGACGCTGCTACGCGCCGACCACCGCCCGATCGACGATCGCTAG